The nucleotide sequence ATATTCCAAAAATATTCCGAAGAGTTAAAGAAAGAATACGCGCTTTGCGATTTGGGGCTGGTTCTTCCCCTTTCTTGTCCGGTCACTTCCATCCATTCAACCAAAAACATCGGTTTATTAGGACGTAAGCCCAATCTAACTAAAGAAGAGGCCAGAAAGTATTACGGCTTTGAAGAAGGAATTGAATATTATCTTTTTTCTTTCGGAGCTTATGGAATCGATTCCTCTCAATTCGATTGGAGAGAATGGGACCCTTCCAAAAGAAGGATCGTAATCGGAGGAATCGAATGGAAGATAGAGGCTAAAAATAATCTGGGGATCGTAACCATTCCACATTGCCATTATCCGGATCTACTTAGAGCTAGCGACTTCGTATTGACCAAACCGGGATATGGGATCTTAAGTGAGTCCTATTTTGCAGAAACTCCCATACTTTACACTGATAGAGGCAACTTTCCTGAATACAAATATTTGGTAGAAGCGCTACAATCTCATTATCGATCCTCCTATATCTCTCAAAAGGACCTATTTTCTTTCCGTTGGGAGGAAGCTTCCAAGGTCGCGATATCCTCTAACGTTATTCCGGATCCCAGATTTCAAAACGACGCCATCCAAGAGATCCAAGATTCGATCCTTGAACTTATCAAGTAAGTATCTTCATTCGACTAACATGCGTTTGGCAAAATAGAATACGGTCCACAACTATTTCAAACCGCTACTTACCGTCGAG is from Leptospira sp. WS58.C1 and encodes:
- a CDS encoding glycosyl transferase, with the translated sequence MKKIHISAFVSGHGFGHISRSLEAIIRILLQNPEWTATIHSPRGEEFTSSLDLSGIWGKVRPRIQFRKTRSDVGIVQKDSLGMDLDSTESEILEFKKNKESLLQSETEVIKREKPDIIWSDSSSFPFLISYDLKIPSLFLGNFTWDYIYSYYKSSIFQKYSEELKKEYALCDLGLVLPLSCPVTSIHSTKNIGLLGRKPNLTKEEARKYYGFEEGIEYYLFSFGAYGIDSSQFDWREWDPSKRRIVIGGIEWKIEAKNNLGIVTIPHCHYPDLLRASDFVLTKPGYGILSESYFAETPILYTDRGNFPEYKYLVEALQSHYRSSYISQKDLFSFRWEEASKVAISSNVIPDPRFQNDAIQEIQDSILELIK